One Ricinus communis isolate WT05 ecotype wild-type chromosome 7, ASM1957865v1, whole genome shotgun sequence genomic region harbors:
- the LOC8277639 gene encoding O-fucosyltransferase 31, with protein MELLHRRGALAGAFVLLLPLLFPSLFTPLTHASPSTFSEWNVPKPRHLALLKSALQRETSQEKQADLWAPLADQGWRTCAESKSVPSLPAKSEGYLQVFLDGGLNQQRMGICDAVAVAKILNATLVIPHFEINPVWRDSSTFMEIFDVDHFINVLKDDISIVKELPDEFSWSTREYYATAIRATRIKTAPVHSSANWYLENVLPVLQSYGIAAISPFSHRLTFDNLPMEIQRLRCKVNFQALVFVPHIRALGDALINRLRYPSKKTVVGNTDYLRETLDVNDENEARKFIAVHLRFDKDMAAHSACDFGGGKAEKLALAKYRQVIWQGRVLNSQFTDEELRSQGRCPMTPEEIGIFLAALGFDNSTRLYLASHKVYGGEARISVLRELFPLMEDKKSLASSEERAQIKGKASLLAAVDYYVAMHSDIFLSASRGNMHNALVGHRTYENLKTIRPNMPLLGQLFLNKNISWSEFQQSVLEGHEDRQGEIRVRRPKQSLYTYPAPDCMCQA; from the exons atggAGCTTCTTCATAGAAGAGGAGCTCTTGCTGGAGCTTTCGTGTTGCTTTTACCACTTCTTTTTCCAAGCTTGTTTACTCCATTGACTCATGCTTCTCCTTCTACTTTCTCG GAGTGGAATGTTCCAAAACCTAGGCACTTAGCTTTACTGAAGAGTGCTTTGCAGCGTGAGACT TCACAGGAGAAGCAGGCTGATCTCTGGGCTCCTTTGGCTGATCAAGGATGGAGAACATGTGCTGAATCTAAAAGCGTCCCTT CGTTACCAGCAAAATCTGAGGGATATCTTCAGGTATTTCTTGATGGAGGATTAAACCAGCAGAGAATGGGG atatgtGATGCTGTGGCGGTTGCTAAAATACTGAATGCTACACTCGTCATCCCACATTTTGAAATCAATCCTGTTTGGCGAGATTCAAG CACATTCATGGAGATATTTGATGTCGATCACTTCATTAATGTCTTGAAGGATGACATTTCTATAGTTAAAGAGCTACCTGATGAATTCTCCTGGAGCACAAGGGAGTATTATGCCACTGCAATTCGAGCTACCAGAATTAAGACAGCACCTGTTCATTCTTCAGCTAACTGGTACCTGGAAAATGTCCTGCCTGTACTGCAGAG TTATGGGATTGCTGCAATTTCTCCATTTTCTCACCGTCTGACCTTTGATAACTTGCCCATGGAAATCCAACGTTTGCGTTGTAAAGTTAATTTTCAAGCATTAGTTTTTGTTCCCCACATCAGAGCACTTGGAGATGCACTAATCAATCGCCTCAGATATCCCTCTAAAAAAACTGTAGTAGGTAATACTGATTATCTACGAGAAACTTTAGATGTAAATGATGAAAATGAAGCAAGGAAGTTTATTGCGGTACATCTCCGTTTTGACAAG GATATGGCTGCTCATTCAGCCTGTGATTTTGGTGGGGGAAAAGCTGAAAAACTGGCTTTGGCCAAATATCGACAAGTAATTTGGCAGGGAAGGGTCCTTAACTCGCAGTTCACTGACGAAGAATTGAGGAGTCAGGGCCGTTGCCCAATGACTCCTGAAGAGATTGGAATATTTTTAGCAGCTTTGGGCTTTGACAACAGTACTCGTCTGTATCTTGCTTCCCACAAG GTTTACGGTGGAGAAGCTAGGATCTCAGTTTTAAGGGAATTGTTTCCACTAATGGAAGACAAGAAGAGTCTTGCTTCTTCAGAGGAACGTGCACAGATTAAAGGAAAGGCGTCTTTGTTAGCTGCAGTTGATTACTATGTTGCCATGCACAGTGACATCTTCCTCTCTGCTTCTCGAGGAAATATGCACAATGCCTTG GTGGGACATAGAACATATGAGAACTTAAAGACCATTAGGCCGAACATGCCATTGTTAGGGCAATTATTCCTGAACAAAAACATTAGCTGGTCAGAGTTTCAGCAATCAGTTCTTGAAGGGCATGAGGACAGACAAGGGGAGATCCGAGTAAGAAGACCAAAACAGTCATTATATACATATCCTGCTCCTGATTGCATgtgccaagcttaa
- the LOC8277640 gene encoding very-long-chain (3R)-3-hydroxyacyl-CoA dehydratase PASTICCINO 2, which translates to MAGFFSLLRRLYLTIYNWAVFIGWSQVLFLAVKTLKESGYQHVYNAVERPLFLAQTAAVLEIFHGLVGLVRSPITATLPQIGSRLYVTWGILYSFPEIRTHFLVSSLVISWSITEIIRYSFFGTKEALGYAPAWLMWLRYSTFLLLYPTGISSEVGLIYFALPYIKKSEKYCIRMPNTWNFSFDNFYAAILVLGIYVPGSPHMYSYMLGQRKKALSKSKRE; encoded by the exons ATGGCGGGATTTTTTTCACTCCTCAGGCGCCTATACCTTACTATCTATAACTGGGCTGTTTTCATTGGCTG GTCTCAGGTTCTGTTTCTTGCTGTCAAAACTTTGAAGGAATCAGGTTATCAACATGTTTATAATGCTGTTGAGAGGCCTCTCTTTCTTGCTCAAACCGCTGCAGTTTTGGAG ATTTTTCATGGTCTGGTTG GATTGGTGAGGTCTCCAATAACAGCAACACTACCACAGATTGGTTCGAGACTGTATGTAACATGGGGCATCTTGTATAGCTTCCCTGAG ATCCGGACTCACTTCCTTGTTAGCTCTTTGGTTATCAGCTGGTCAATCACTGAG ATAATTCGGTATTCTTTCTTTGGCACGAAGGAGGCACTTGGTTATGCACCTGCATGGCTCATGTGGCTCAG ATATAGCACCTTTTTGTTGTTGTATCCCACCGGTATCAGCAGTGAAGTTGGTCTAATCTACTTTGCCTTGCCATACATCAAG AAATCTGAGAAATATTGCATAAGGATGCCCAACACGTGGaacttttcttttgataatttctATGCTGCTATTCTTGTACTTGGGATCTATGTACCAG GCAGCCCTCACATGTACAGCTATATGCTTGGGCAGAGGAAGAAAGCTctctcaaaatcaaaaagggAGTAG
- the LOC8277643 gene encoding mechanosensitive ion channel protein 2, chloroplastic isoform X2 produces MALKRSYSALQGSPIMLKLAPAVGVIIFAIWGLGPLMRQSRNLLLNKNDSNWKKSGTYYVMTSYVQPLLLWTGATLICRVLDPLILPTEASQVVKQRLLNFVRSLSTVLAFAYCLSSVIQQVQKFLIESNEPSDTRNMGFQFAGKAVYSAVWVAAVSLFMELLGFSTQKWLTAGGLGTVLLTLAGREIFTNFLSSAMIHATRPFVVNEWIQTKIEGYEVSGTVEHVGWWSPTIIRGEDREAVHIPNHKFTVNVVRNLSQKTHWRIKTHLAISHLDVHKIHNIVADMRKVLAKNPQVEQQRLHRRVFLENINPENQALLILISCFVKTSHHEEYLCVKEAILLDLLRVISHHRARLATPIRTVQKIYSDADLENIPFADSIYNRGGSASNRPLLLIEPSYRINGDDKAKSQTRQGRGAGDQENKAASRSTPDTKAGVGPKSDSKTKEAPKSDAKVGETPNSDAKEHIKGATTSMSDPKVGDKMSVKSSPNSVPKTSNLAESSSPESKAAASVSDNVIQNKKIPDSKQSKSANPGNGRQNTQLDNPSVSLSDAGTEKASGLQESPQSKQGAERKSNGQSSTSRPSLEENIVLGVALEGSKRTLPIEEDMTPHPTQGEVKEMAAAGRNGNASPTGETDGKDGQIPLPPNAASGDHAK; encoded by the exons ATGGCATTGAAAAG GTCCTATAGTGCTTTACAAGGAAGTCCTATTATGTTAAAGTTGGCTCCGGCAGTTGGTGTTATCATATTTGCTATATGGGGTCTTGGTCCACTCATGAGACAAAGCAGAAATTTACTACTTAAT AAAAATGATAGTAATTGGAAAAAGAGTGGCACATATTATGTTATGACTTCCTATGTTCAGCCTTTGCTGCTGTGGACTGGTGCAACACTCATCTGCAG AGTGCTGGATCCTCTTATTCTGCCTACAGAAGCTAGTCAGGTTGTTAAGCAAAGGCTTTTGAATTTTGTAAGGTCATTGTCGACTGTGCTTGCTTTTGCCTATTGTTTATCAAG CGTGATTCAACAAGTTCAGAAGTTCCTCATCGAGTCTAATGAGCCCAGTGATACGAGAAAT ATGGGTTTCCAATTTGCAGGGAAAGCTGTATACTCTGCAGTATGGGTAGCTGCTGTTTCACTTTTCATGGAGTTGCTGGGTTTCTCTACTCAGAAGTGGCTCACTGCCGGAGGTCTTGGGACAGTGTTGCTGACTCTTGCTGGCCGTGAG ATATTTACAAATTTCCTTTCAAGTGCAATGATTCATGCAACCCGACCTTTTGTTGTGAATGAGTGGATTCAAACAAAGATTGAAGGCTATGAAGTTTCTGGTACTGTGGAG CATGTGGGTTGGTGGTCCCCAACAATTATAAGAGGTGAAGATCGTGAAGCGGTTCATATTCCAAACCATAAGTTCACAGTGAATGTTGTGAGAAATCTCAGTCAAAAGACGCATTGGCGAATTAAAACCCACCTCGCCATTAGTCACTTGGACGTTCATAAAATTCAT AATATTGTCGCTGACATGCGCAAAGTCTTGGCCAAGAATCCTCAAGTTGAGCAGCAGAGGTTGCATAGAAGAGTATTTTTGGAAAATATAAATCCTGAAAATCAAGCTCTCCTG ATTTTGATATCTTGTTTCGTGAAGACCTCACATCATGAAGAATATCTGTGCGTCAAG GAAGCAATACTGTTGGATCTTCTAAGAGTCATCAGCCATCACCGAGCCCGACTTGCTACCCCTATCCGAACAGTGCAGAAAATTTATAGTGATGCTGATTTGGAAAATATTCCATTTGCAGATTCTATATATAACCGTGGTGGAAGTGCATCTAATCGTCCTTTGCTACTTATTGAACCCTCTTACAGAATCAATGGAGATGATAAAGCAAAATCTCAAACTCGCCAGGGACGAGGAGCTGGAGACCAGGAAAATAAGGCTGCATCACGATCAACACCTGACACTAAAGCTGGAGTTGGCCCGAAGTCCGACTCCAAGACCAAAGAAGCACCAAAATCTGACGCTAAGGTTGGTGAAACACCAAATTCTGATGCCAAGGAGCACATAAAAGGTGCAACAACATCCATGTCTGATCCCAAGGTAGGTGATAAAATGTCAGTGAAATCATCACCCAACTCTGTCCCCAAGACATCTAACCTCGCGGAATCGTCAAGTCCTGAATCCAAAGCAGCAGCTTCTGTTTCTGATAATGTGatacaaaacaaaaagatcCCTGACAGCAAGCAGTCTAAAAGTGCGAATCCTGGGAATGGAAGGCAAAATACCCAGTTAGATAACCCGTCAGTTTCCTTGTCAGATGCTGGTACTGAGAAAGCAAGTGGATTGCAGGAATCTCCGCAATCTAAACAAGGAGCAGAAAGAAAGTCAAATGGTCAATCATCAACGTCAAGACCTTCCTTGGAGGAAAATATAGTCCTTGGTGTTGCTTTGGAGGGCTCAAAGAGAACCCTTCCCATTGAGGAAGACATGACCCCCCATCCAACTCAAGGCGAGGTAAAGGAAATGGCTGCAGCAGGCCGAAATGGAAATGCATCTCCAACTGGTGAGACGGATGGGAAAGATGGACAAATTCCATTACCTCCTAATGCAGCATCTGGTGATCATGCAAAATGA
- the LOC8277643 gene encoding mechanosensitive ion channel protein 2, chloroplastic isoform X1: protein MAIAGSLQLSHDLGLCKNQGYKKQYQSILRRGGKIPLLSTRLSSRVSFQQCDSWSIRLSGNLYRSICPVSHRGNAFRCHSSLVPGQSFQLPGLKAASMALKRSYSALQGSPIMLKLAPAVGVIIFAIWGLGPLMRQSRNLLLNKNDSNWKKSGTYYVMTSYVQPLLLWTGATLICRVLDPLILPTEASQVVKQRLLNFVRSLSTVLAFAYCLSSVIQQVQKFLIESNEPSDTRNMGFQFAGKAVYSAVWVAAVSLFMELLGFSTQKWLTAGGLGTVLLTLAGREIFTNFLSSAMIHATRPFVVNEWIQTKIEGYEVSGTVEHVGWWSPTIIRGEDREAVHIPNHKFTVNVVRNLSQKTHWRIKTHLAISHLDVHKIHNIVADMRKVLAKNPQVEQQRLHRRVFLENINPENQALLILISCFVKTSHHEEYLCVKEAILLDLLRVISHHRARLATPIRTVQKIYSDADLENIPFADSIYNRGGSASNRPLLLIEPSYRINGDDKAKSQTRQGRGAGDQENKAASRSTPDTKAGVGPKSDSKTKEAPKSDAKVGETPNSDAKEHIKGATTSMSDPKVGDKMSVKSSPNSVPKTSNLAESSSPESKAAASVSDNVIQNKKIPDSKQSKSANPGNGRQNTQLDNPSVSLSDAGTEKASGLQESPQSKQGAERKSNGQSSTSRPSLEENIVLGVALEGSKRTLPIEEDMTPHPTQGEVKEMAAAGRNGNASPTGETDGKDGQIPLPPNAASGDHAK, encoded by the exons ATGGCTATTGCTGGTTCTTTGCAATTGTCCCATGATTTGGGGCTTTGCAAGAACCAGGGGTACAAAAAACAATATCAG AGTATATTGAGGAGGGGAGGCAAGATTCCGTTACTGAGTACAAGACTCTCGTCACGTGTTTCG TTTCAGCAATGTGATTCTTGGAGTATTCGTCTATCAGGCAATTTGTATAGATCCATATGTCCGGTATCACATAGAGGTAATGCTTTTAGGTGCCATTCCTCTCTAGTTCCAGGTCAATCATTTCAACTTCCTGGCTTGAAGGCTGCTTCCATGGCATTGAAAAG GTCCTATAGTGCTTTACAAGGAAGTCCTATTATGTTAAAGTTGGCTCCGGCAGTTGGTGTTATCATATTTGCTATATGGGGTCTTGGTCCACTCATGAGACAAAGCAGAAATTTACTACTTAAT AAAAATGATAGTAATTGGAAAAAGAGTGGCACATATTATGTTATGACTTCCTATGTTCAGCCTTTGCTGCTGTGGACTGGTGCAACACTCATCTGCAG AGTGCTGGATCCTCTTATTCTGCCTACAGAAGCTAGTCAGGTTGTTAAGCAAAGGCTTTTGAATTTTGTAAGGTCATTGTCGACTGTGCTTGCTTTTGCCTATTGTTTATCAAG CGTGATTCAACAAGTTCAGAAGTTCCTCATCGAGTCTAATGAGCCCAGTGATACGAGAAAT ATGGGTTTCCAATTTGCAGGGAAAGCTGTATACTCTGCAGTATGGGTAGCTGCTGTTTCACTTTTCATGGAGTTGCTGGGTTTCTCTACTCAGAAGTGGCTCACTGCCGGAGGTCTTGGGACAGTGTTGCTGACTCTTGCTGGCCGTGAG ATATTTACAAATTTCCTTTCAAGTGCAATGATTCATGCAACCCGACCTTTTGTTGTGAATGAGTGGATTCAAACAAAGATTGAAGGCTATGAAGTTTCTGGTACTGTGGAG CATGTGGGTTGGTGGTCCCCAACAATTATAAGAGGTGAAGATCGTGAAGCGGTTCATATTCCAAACCATAAGTTCACAGTGAATGTTGTGAGAAATCTCAGTCAAAAGACGCATTGGCGAATTAAAACCCACCTCGCCATTAGTCACTTGGACGTTCATAAAATTCAT AATATTGTCGCTGACATGCGCAAAGTCTTGGCCAAGAATCCTCAAGTTGAGCAGCAGAGGTTGCATAGAAGAGTATTTTTGGAAAATATAAATCCTGAAAATCAAGCTCTCCTG ATTTTGATATCTTGTTTCGTGAAGACCTCACATCATGAAGAATATCTGTGCGTCAAG GAAGCAATACTGTTGGATCTTCTAAGAGTCATCAGCCATCACCGAGCCCGACTTGCTACCCCTATCCGAACAGTGCAGAAAATTTATAGTGATGCTGATTTGGAAAATATTCCATTTGCAGATTCTATATATAACCGTGGTGGAAGTGCATCTAATCGTCCTTTGCTACTTATTGAACCCTCTTACAGAATCAATGGAGATGATAAAGCAAAATCTCAAACTCGCCAGGGACGAGGAGCTGGAGACCAGGAAAATAAGGCTGCATCACGATCAACACCTGACACTAAAGCTGGAGTTGGCCCGAAGTCCGACTCCAAGACCAAAGAAGCACCAAAATCTGACGCTAAGGTTGGTGAAACACCAAATTCTGATGCCAAGGAGCACATAAAAGGTGCAACAACATCCATGTCTGATCCCAAGGTAGGTGATAAAATGTCAGTGAAATCATCACCCAACTCTGTCCCCAAGACATCTAACCTCGCGGAATCGTCAAGTCCTGAATCCAAAGCAGCAGCTTCTGTTTCTGATAATGTGatacaaaacaaaaagatcCCTGACAGCAAGCAGTCTAAAAGTGCGAATCCTGGGAATGGAAGGCAAAATACCCAGTTAGATAACCCGTCAGTTTCCTTGTCAGATGCTGGTACTGAGAAAGCAAGTGGATTGCAGGAATCTCCGCAATCTAAACAAGGAGCAGAAAGAAAGTCAAATGGTCAATCATCAACGTCAAGACCTTCCTTGGAGGAAAATATAGTCCTTGGTGTTGCTTTGGAGGGCTCAAAGAGAACCCTTCCCATTGAGGAAGACATGACCCCCCATCCAACTCAAGGCGAGGTAAAGGAAATGGCTGCAGCAGGCCGAAATGGAAATGCATCTCCAACTGGTGAGACGGATGGGAAAGATGGACAAATTCCATTACCTCCTAATGCAGCATCTGGTGATCATGCAAAATGA